The genomic window CGCCGTCTCTGGCCACCAGATCCAGATGTCGGTTGTCGAGGAGCCCATGCTTCTTGACCATCCCACAGAGGCTGAGCAGCAGATCGTTCAACTGGAGAATGCCCTGGAGCTCAGCGCGGAGTCCCAGACGCCCGCGGTCAAGCAGGTCACGGATCTGGTGATTACCACAGAAGCTGTCCTGATCGTGGTCCCGGCGAACAACAAGCCCATCTTCCCCAGTCTCGACTCTGGCGCCGGCGACAAGATGAAGGCCAAGAAGCAGCGCCGGGTCACGAATCCCGAGCAGACGGCAGCAtcgacgccgccgccgtcgcctcctCCAGAAGGCGCCGTCGTCCGCACGCCGCCGGCGAGGCGCATACCGTCGCCGGCGTCGGACAAGAAGCACACGTGCCAGACCTGCGGCAAGTCGTTCCCCACCCACCAAGCCCTAGGCGGCCACATGACCAGCCACGTCAAGGGCGCCAAGACCACCAGCGCGCGGCACGACGACCTCGCCGCGGCCCAGGCCAAGCACAACATCTTGGCGCGCCGCGACCAGCAGAGCgccggcaacggcaacggcaacgtCACCATCCCCACCAgcgctggcgcgggcgcgggcgcgttgCAGGAGCGCCAGGACGCCCAGCCGCCACCGGCGCAGGCGCCGACACAGCAGACCGCGCCGACGCCGCACGTGTGCGACGAGTGCCACCTGATCTTCCCCTCCGGCCAGGCGCTCGGCGGCCACAAGCGGAAGCACTGGTTCCCGGAGAAGC from Miscanthus floridulus cultivar M001 chromosome 11, ASM1932011v1, whole genome shotgun sequence includes these protein-coding regions:
- the LOC136491966 gene encoding uncharacterized protein, which translates into the protein MNSRAYQFQLQVEAAAAAPVVHAAEGGEPEITPKAPLLKIQAQGTAAEEPAARQGSGLAQTTTMGTIGNAEATATKCPECPKWFASEKAMFGHLRKHPERGYKGATRPTATASDAAAAAVAGDKKPTKKVPRKATAGVPAINVAAAAATKAWEEAELSTKWPASVKRGRTPVAPVQVSSCSEEEEEEAAMILLELASSSRTSSETQQQQSVEPVRAHDAVSGHQIQMSVVEEPMLLDHPTEAEQQIVQLENALELSAESQTPAVKQVTDLVITTEAVLIVVPANNKPIFPSLDSGAGDKMKAKKQRRVTNPEQTAASTPPPSPPPEGAVVRTPPARRIPSPASDKKHTCQTCGKSFPTHQALGGHMTSHVKGAKTTSARHDDLAAAQAKHNILARRDQQSAGNGNGNVTIPTSAGAGAGALQERQDAQPPPAQAPTQQTAPTPHVCDECHLIFPSGQALGGHKRKHWFPEKQQAKAASASAPAPAPRDFDLNEMPKEGQGENNN